In Gimesia benthica, a single window of DNA contains:
- a CDS encoding outer membrane protein assembly factor BamB family protein, producing the protein MHFIRLTRTIAFSIITSLILVSAPALQADEKAEQPFQPNDPQQAKPNPPLNQLKQILQGIFGKKKPAEAQVDEADKKRTPDYYRYPQDLEQERRFKSVQQLLQDEQWEAAREKLQLMLENSLNLPVHIAGERGLITDRELIYELLELLPEEEQQKFERQYAALAEKMFNDAQQNNAPPEQFAEIATRFSSTAAGARAMNYLISYHMERKEFGLAEQYVQRLLKYQPPLTRSPQWKTKAAYILKQTGNQELARQLMASSGGAVDLSQPIQIGGSTEKPLTWLEKQQILGSTGNQPLDEWPMLFGSPSHAARAQQADPLLIPRWSYPLTSNHSIQSQLDLIQEDLASSEHATVPALPPLAIDGKIVFRTLKGVQVIDSATGAPLWQTALENSPEESFIKAQLKGQQEPEARRLFDPAPEVRPFSIYNGTDPDAHPLTSLIYRNANWGSQSSDGERLFILESMRLNLSASGTSRNLNRFRRRRGDFEEDFWSSNQLVAYDLQTGQPLWKVGGVKFDEPFDLPLAGTFFFGAPTPSGNELYIIGERDREIRVYALNPQTGEELWSQQIGNPEQDIALDMVRRWWIAPVAVDQGILICPTTIGLVTAIGQLNHSILWSARYTSSASDENGQHFNRLEQTSFEPLNQRWSPSAPIIIDSKVVYTPPDDQSLICLDLITGLPAWTKRAKEAMVSLAGVADGKVLMVGMNSVTAIDLKTGKNAWQTLYDRQAGAPSGQAVIADQHLHVPLQSGQVWTFDVASGKVVNRLSNASTNQPLGNLIVHRGQFLSLSPRGLVSYEQKQTFENQIQKIKQQNPNSPLALFKEAELLIMNQRYQAAWFRLQQIDRSQLPAADQKKFHDQEVHCLTALIRSDFQQHDELVTELQQQVSSESERLELQRLLIERARARHEFSRTLSLLKELGQAPSETFFQNDNTEVQIDCWIAGQAEDLWSQASKVEQEQFTQHLNQRAAELANADSEDQQRFLRQFGFHTASIPVLRQLIDGALASEEFFTAELWLSRLIQQKQPELTAEGLSGMVRLCLKHELYADAQHYLEELASLDSQLRLPNNQSVEQFMVATLQTLRDNEQGRPQSSNWRPEKLKLIVGGSGRYISTREQTLDTLDSPLPFFRTHSLTVDPRENRLAMTETFSKRMIWSTPLRSMQQSRSSSFNESELVGHNLVLQHRDMLHLYDLVDRKLIWSQKLEREQTNRYYNSMFNRTPAPLGTESSLIHRHHPSIVIRNVGMIAAANADYTCYYSRRKIILVDTRTGQIRWTHENVDQDTRVLGDDRQIYLVSRNREVKKILRVSDGQERELPTNIRLMSHAIYQGGSNFVGIIPTGDIKHPIRDARLTSIFAFQPGVTHLPWTREFDRETKFAMCSQHFLAALTPAGELKIVDLRNGQVRDLGTINKDQLGKHDDFYVVADRARVYLVGNSQARNTISVSVPSVPTNGSLTVFDRQTGKQIWTEDFEKKHLVLDEQNLLPITLLVSRDYLRTGNRSTSIIHLKALDKHTGKTLFDWKAPLESNIRDIRVDYEQKMMEILMYNAKIHLYDANVLALGRTAPVAPENDPAKAAEKPSQEKGEKKN; encoded by the coding sequence ATGCATTTTATCCGTCTCACCCGGACAATCGCTTTTTCCATTATTACCAGTCTCATCCTGGTATCGGCCCCCGCTCTCCAGGCAGACGAAAAAGCAGAACAGCCCTTTCAGCCCAACGATCCACAGCAGGCCAAACCTAATCCCCCCCTGAATCAGCTCAAGCAGATCCTGCAGGGAATCTTCGGCAAGAAAAAGCCTGCCGAAGCACAGGTAGACGAAGCCGACAAAAAACGCACACCAGACTACTACCGTTACCCGCAGGACCTGGAACAGGAACGCCGCTTCAAAAGTGTACAGCAGTTACTCCAGGACGAGCAGTGGGAAGCCGCACGCGAAAAACTGCAGCTGATGCTGGAAAACAGCCTGAATCTCCCGGTCCACATCGCCGGGGAACGGGGATTAATCACTGACCGGGAACTGATCTACGAACTCCTGGAACTCCTGCCCGAGGAAGAGCAGCAGAAATTCGAACGGCAATATGCGGCCCTCGCAGAAAAAATGTTCAACGACGCGCAGCAGAATAACGCGCCCCCCGAGCAGTTCGCCGAAATCGCCACCCGCTTCTCCAGCACTGCTGCCGGCGCCCGGGCGATGAACTACCTGATCTCCTATCATATGGAACGCAAAGAGTTCGGACTGGCTGAGCAATACGTTCAACGACTTCTGAAATACCAGCCCCCCCTGACTCGATCCCCCCAATGGAAAACTAAAGCCGCCTATATCCTGAAACAGACAGGCAACCAGGAACTGGCCCGGCAACTGATGGCATCATCTGGCGGTGCTGTCGACCTCAGCCAGCCGATTCAAATCGGAGGCAGCACCGAAAAACCGCTGACCTGGCTCGAAAAACAACAGATCCTTGGCTCAACCGGAAATCAGCCCCTGGACGAATGGCCCATGCTGTTCGGCTCTCCCAGCCATGCCGCCCGCGCCCAACAGGCCGATCCGCTGCTGATTCCCCGCTGGTCTTACCCACTGACTTCCAACCATTCGATCCAGTCTCAGCTCGATCTGATCCAGGAAGATCTGGCCAGCTCCGAGCATGCTACTGTACCAGCTCTGCCTCCCCTGGCCATCGACGGAAAAATCGTCTTTCGCACCCTGAAGGGAGTGCAGGTCATCGACTCAGCGACCGGGGCTCCGCTCTGGCAGACAGCCCTGGAGAACTCTCCGGAAGAGTCCTTTATCAAAGCACAGCTAAAGGGACAACAGGAACCCGAGGCCCGGCGACTCTTTGATCCCGCACCAGAAGTGCGTCCGTTCTCTATATACAATGGGACCGATCCCGATGCGCACCCGCTGACCAGCCTGATCTACCGCAACGCCAACTGGGGCAGCCAGAGCAGCGATGGCGAGCGGCTGTTTATTCTGGAAAGCATGCGACTGAACCTCAGCGCCAGCGGCACTTCGCGGAATCTGAACCGCTTCCGCCGTCGGCGAGGCGACTTTGAGGAAGACTTCTGGTCATCCAATCAACTGGTCGCCTACGACCTGCAAACCGGTCAGCCTCTCTGGAAAGTCGGAGGCGTCAAATTCGATGAACCGTTCGACCTGCCCCTCGCGGGAACCTTCTTCTTTGGTGCTCCCACCCCTTCCGGCAACGAACTCTATATCATTGGCGAACGCGATCGTGAGATTCGGGTTTATGCCCTTAATCCACAGACTGGTGAAGAACTCTGGTCTCAGCAGATCGGCAACCCCGAACAGGATATCGCCCTGGACATGGTCCGCCGCTGGTGGATCGCACCGGTCGCCGTCGACCAGGGAATTCTGATCTGCCCGACCACCATCGGTCTGGTCACCGCCATCGGCCAGTTGAACCACTCCATTCTGTGGTCCGCCCGCTATACCTCATCTGCTTCAGATGAGAACGGCCAGCATTTCAACCGCCTCGAACAGACCAGCTTCGAACCCCTCAATCAACGCTGGAGTCCCTCTGCACCGATTATCATCGACAGCAAAGTCGTTTACACGCCCCCCGATGATCAGTCGCTGATCTGCCTCGATCTGATCACAGGCCTGCCGGCCTGGACCAAACGGGCCAAAGAGGCCATGGTCTCCCTGGCCGGCGTCGCGGATGGCAAAGTCCTGATGGTGGGCATGAACAGTGTGACCGCCATCGACCTCAAAACAGGTAAAAACGCCTGGCAGACACTCTACGACAGACAGGCGGGCGCCCCTTCAGGACAGGCCGTGATTGCCGACCAGCATCTGCACGTCCCCCTGCAGAGCGGACAGGTCTGGACCTTCGACGTCGCTTCGGGCAAAGTCGTCAACCGGCTGTCGAACGCCAGCACCAACCAGCCTTTGGGAAATCTGATCGTACATCGCGGTCAGTTTCTTTCCCTGAGCCCCCGCGGCCTGGTCAGCTACGAACAGAAACAGACCTTTGAAAATCAGATCCAAAAGATCAAGCAGCAGAACCCGAACAGCCCGCTGGCACTCTTCAAAGAAGCCGAACTGCTGATCATGAATCAGCGCTACCAGGCCGCCTGGTTCCGTCTGCAGCAGATCGATCGCAGCCAGCTCCCTGCCGCAGATCAGAAAAAATTCCACGACCAAGAGGTTCACTGCCTGACCGCACTGATCCGCTCCGACTTTCAGCAGCACGATGAACTGGTCACCGAGTTGCAGCAGCAGGTCAGCTCCGAAAGCGAACGACTGGAACTGCAGCGTCTGCTCATCGAACGCGCCCGGGCCCGGCACGAATTCTCCCGCACACTCTCACTGCTCAAGGAACTGGGACAGGCTCCTTCCGAGACTTTCTTCCAGAACGATAATACTGAAGTCCAGATTGACTGCTGGATCGCCGGCCAGGCCGAAGATCTCTGGAGTCAGGCCAGCAAAGTAGAACAGGAACAGTTCACACAACACTTGAATCAACGGGCAGCGGAACTCGCAAATGCCGACAGCGAAGATCAGCAACGCTTCCTGCGTCAGTTCGGTTTTCATACCGCCTCGATTCCGGTTTTGAGACAGCTCATCGATGGCGCCCTGGCTTCGGAAGAATTCTTCACCGCTGAACTCTGGCTCTCCCGTCTGATCCAACAGAAGCAGCCGGAACTCACCGCAGAAGGCCTGTCAGGCATGGTTCGACTCTGCCTGAAACACGAACTCTACGCCGATGCACAGCATTATCTGGAAGAACTTGCCAGCCTCGATTCTCAACTCCGTCTGCCCAATAACCAGAGCGTGGAACAGTTCATGGTCGCCACCTTACAGACGCTGCGCGACAACGAACAAGGGCGACCGCAGTCCAGCAACTGGCGTCCGGAAAAACTCAAGCTGATTGTCGGCGGTTCAGGCCGCTATATCTCAACCCGCGAACAGACGCTCGACACACTCGACTCGCCACTCCCCTTCTTCCGCACACACAGCCTGACCGTCGATCCCCGCGAGAACCGGCTGGCCATGACTGAGACCTTCAGCAAGCGAATGATCTGGTCAACGCCCCTGCGTTCCATGCAGCAGTCCCGTTCATCCAGTTTCAATGAAAGCGAACTGGTGGGCCACAATCTGGTACTGCAGCACCGCGATATGCTCCACCTCTACGACCTCGTCGACCGGAAGCTGATCTGGAGTCAGAAGCTCGAACGGGAGCAGACGAATCGCTACTACAACAGCATGTTCAACCGGACGCCCGCACCGCTGGGAACCGAATCGTCTCTGATTCATCGGCACCATCCATCGATCGTGATTCGCAATGTCGGCATGATCGCCGCTGCCAACGCCGATTACACCTGCTACTACAGTCGTCGCAAAATTATTCTTGTCGACACCCGCACCGGCCAGATCCGCTGGACCCATGAAAACGTGGATCAGGACACCCGGGTCCTCGGGGATGACCGGCAGATCTATCTCGTCTCACGGAATCGTGAAGTGAAAAAGATCCTCCGCGTTAGCGATGGTCAGGAGCGCGAACTGCCGACCAACATTCGCCTGATGAGTCACGCGATTTATCAGGGGGGCTCCAACTTTGTCGGCATCATTCCTACCGGCGACATTAAGCATCCCATCCGCGATGCCCGCCTGACTTCGATCTTCGCCTTCCAGCCGGGCGTGACGCATCTGCCCTGGACGCGGGAATTTGACCGCGAAACCAAATTCGCCATGTGCAGCCAACATTTCCTCGCGGCACTCACGCCTGCTGGGGAACTGAAAATCGTCGACCTCAGAAACGGTCAGGTGCGGGACCTGGGAACCATCAACAAGGATCAGTTAGGGAAACACGATGACTTTTACGTCGTAGCAGATCGTGCCCGCGTCTACCTGGTCGGCAATTCCCAGGCACGCAATACGATTTCGGTCAGCGTGCCCTCAGTTCCTACGAATGGTTCTCTGACCGTCTTTGATCGCCAGACCGGAAAACAGATCTGGACCGAGGACTTCGAAAAGAAACATCTGGTCCTCGACGAACAGAATCTGCTGCCAATAACGCTCCTCGTCTCGCGAGATTACCTGCGGACCGGTAATCGGTCCACCAGTATTATCCATCTCAAAGCGCTGGACAAACATACCGGCAAAACGCTGTTCGACTGGAAAGCACCGCTGGAATCCAATATTCGGGACATCCGAGTCGACTACGAACAGAAAATGATGGAAATATTAATGTACAACGCCAAAATCCATCTCTACGACGCCAACGTGCTCGCTTTAGGCCGAACCGCCCCCGTTGCACCGGAAAACGATCCCGCGAAAGCCGCTGAAAAGCCATCTCAGGAAAAGGGCGAAAAAAAGAATTGA
- a CDS encoding 50S ribosomal protein L25, producing the protein MSDDFVLQRISASKREKLGSIESRRIRRAGRIPAVVYGHELEPAHISVDDHDLRDLIKNRERVFEIDVDGKVEETILRDLQWDTFGSYILHVDLMRINASERVTVEVPVTLRGTSPGALDGGVLEQPLHTLELDCLAHSIPDSIPVRINSLEIGDAIHVSDIEVPRGSKIHNEPEMVVVHVLPPQGVPELGEEEGEAPEEPEVIGESEESTEE; encoded by the coding sequence ATGTCAGACGATTTTGTATTGCAGCGAATCAGTGCCTCCAAACGGGAAAAACTGGGATCCATTGAAAGCCGTCGCATCCGTCGTGCAGGGCGTATTCCTGCTGTCGTGTACGGACATGAGCTGGAGCCTGCCCATATCAGTGTCGACGATCACGATCTGCGTGATCTGATCAAGAACCGGGAACGGGTTTTTGAAATCGACGTGGATGGCAAAGTCGAAGAAACCATTCTGCGTGATCTGCAGTGGGACACCTTTGGCAGCTATATTCTGCATGTCGACCTGATGCGGATCAACGCATCTGAGCGGGTGACTGTAGAAGTTCCTGTGACCCTGCGTGGTACTTCACCTGGTGCCCTCGATGGTGGGGTGCTGGAACAGCCTCTGCACACACTGGAACTGGACTGTCTGGCTCACAGCATTCCGGACAGCATTCCCGTGCGAATCAACTCGCTGGAAATTGGCGATGCAATTCACGTCAGCGATATCGAAGTTCCTCGTGGGTCGAAGATTCATAACGAACCAGAAATGGTTGTGGTGCATGTTCTGCCTCCGCAGGGTGTTCCTGAACTCGGGGAAGAAGAAGGCGAAGCACCCGAAGAACCCGAAGTTATCGGGGAATCAGAAGAATCAACCGAAGAATAG
- a CDS encoding GreA/GreB family elongation factor, translated as MVDRHPISQEGYDKLREEIRHLENEVLPDIAQRIADARAEGDLKENAEYHAQREAQGMTNLKISKLKSKLASCYIADKSSMPKGQVTYGSVVTVKNLDDGLDEKYEFVGPGEEDYMGEVMKILTSSPLAQGLLNKKVGDKVEVDVPSGKLHFEVLEIEDMED; from the coding sequence ATAGTGGACCGTCATCCAATCTCACAAGAAGGTTATGATAAACTGCGTGAAGAGATCCGCCATCTCGAAAACGAAGTCCTGCCTGATATCGCCCAGAGAATCGCCGATGCCCGGGCCGAAGGGGACTTGAAAGAAAACGCAGAATACCATGCCCAGCGAGAAGCACAGGGGATGACTAACCTGAAAATCAGCAAGCTGAAATCAAAACTTGCCAGCTGTTATATTGCTGATAAATCGTCCATGCCTAAAGGGCAGGTCACCTATGGCTCCGTCGTCACCGTAAAAAACCTCGACGATGGACTGGACGAAAAGTACGAATTCGTCGGCCCGGGTGAAGAGGACTACATGGGCGAAGTCATGAAGATCCTGACCTCCAGCCCCCTGGCCCAGGGTCTGCTGAACAAAAAAGTCGGAGACAAGGTGGAAGTCGATGTTCCCTCCGGGAAACTCCACTTTGAAGTTCTGGAAATTGAAGATATGGAAGACTGA
- a CDS encoding alpha/beta hydrolase — protein MRGYQPAQAARTLSQPLLILQGERDYQVTMEDFRLWKETLAERKDVRLRSYPGLNHLLMAGEGKGLSAEYLVPGHVAEKVIQDIADWVKALRP, from the coding sequence ATGCGGGGTTATCAGCCCGCCCAGGCCGCTAGAACGCTCTCACAGCCCCTGTTGATTCTGCAGGGAGAACGGGATTATCAGGTCACCATGGAAGACTTCAGGCTCTGGAAAGAGACGCTGGCTGAACGGAAAGATGTCCGCCTGCGTTCGTATCCCGGGTTGAACCATCTCCTGATGGCAGGGGAGGGAAAGGGCCTCTCTGCGGAATACCTGGTTCCAGGGCATGTCGCTGAAAAGGTGATACAGGACATTGCGGATTGGGTAAAAGCCCTCAGGCCATAA
- the argJ gene encoding bifunctional glutamate N-acetyltransferase/amino-acid acetyltransferase ArgJ: MTADMILPQGFRSAGLACGIKENKSTFDLSLFVSDEPCVGAGVYTTNQVCGAPVKVSRERVPGDSVRAVIINSGNANACTGERGIEDARWMTSQVAERLGLESEEVLVCSTGIIGHFLPRTPIEAGIPKVISELGADAESFLNAARGMMTTDTVPKQATRELSIGERTVRVSGVAKGAAMIAPNMATMLSVIMTDAPLNASQADVLLREAVDYSFNCVSVEGHTSTSDSVILLANGASGAEALSTDDLTHLQTAIMEVAMELGQAIIRDAEGADHFVTIEVSGTNTQAEAKEIARTIANDALVKTAIAGSDPNWGRIVSATGRTNVKLTEQDIVLHINGMLIYEKGMPADFDEEAVSRSIRENRDVSIQLQLPFGAESIVFWTSDLTQEYVRLNSEYTT, from the coding sequence TTGACTGCTGACATGATTTTGCCCCAGGGTTTCCGGTCTGCCGGTCTGGCCTGCGGGATAAAGGAAAACAAATCGACCTTCGATTTGTCGCTGTTTGTGTCTGATGAGCCCTGTGTGGGGGCGGGCGTTTATACCACGAACCAGGTTTGTGGCGCTCCCGTGAAGGTATCCCGCGAACGTGTGCCCGGCGATTCGGTGCGGGCGGTGATCATCAACTCGGGAAATGCGAACGCCTGCACGGGCGAACGCGGCATCGAAGATGCCCGCTGGATGACCAGCCAGGTCGCAGAAAGACTCGGACTGGAAAGCGAAGAAGTCCTGGTCTGCTCGACCGGAATCATCGGTCACTTCCTGCCACGAACACCGATTGAGGCGGGGATCCCCAAAGTGATCTCTGAGCTGGGGGCGGACGCGGAGTCCTTCCTGAACGCAGCCCGGGGCATGATGACCACGGATACCGTTCCCAAGCAGGCGACCCGCGAGTTATCGATTGGTGAGAGAACCGTGCGCGTGAGTGGCGTGGCGAAGGGTGCGGCGATGATTGCTCCTAACATGGCGACGATGCTGTCGGTAATCATGACCGACGCTCCGTTAAATGCCAGCCAGGCCGATGTACTGCTCAGGGAAGCCGTGGATTACAGTTTCAACTGTGTGTCGGTCGAAGGGCATACAAGTACCAGCGACTCGGTCATTCTGCTGGCCAATGGTGCCTCGGGAGCAGAAGCACTTTCAACAGACGACCTGACACATCTGCAGACGGCGATTATGGAAGTGGCGATGGAACTGGGGCAGGCGATCATCCGTGATGCAGAAGGCGCCGATCATTTCGTCACGATTGAAGTCTCCGGGACGAATACGCAGGCGGAAGCGAAAGAAATTGCCCGCACGATTGCCAACGATGCGCTGGTGAAGACGGCGATTGCCGGTTCGGATCCGAACTGGGGACGGATTGTTTCCGCGACCGGTCGGACGAACGTGAAGCTGACCGAGCAGGACATCGTGCTGCATATCAACGGGATGCTGATCTACGAAAAGGGTATGCCGGCCGACTTCGATGAAGAAGCGGTCTCCCGCTCGATTCGCGAAAACCGGGACGTTTCGATTCAGTTGCAGCTGCCTTTCGGGGCAGAGTCGATTGTGTTCTGGACCAGTGACCTGACTCAGGAATACGTGCGGCTGAATTCAGAATACACGACCTGA
- a CDS encoding sugar phosphate isomerase/epimerase family protein yields MSDNAANTLPKLHNASWPGVVGKGPDSEPPIDLDTMLDLTSAAEVDGVKFDGTDLFLFDPHVSIDSTDDDLKQLAEKVQSRNLVIGSVVAPVWPPTGGGSAMGSDEERGQFLEQVRKGCGIAKKLRELGVRPYGVVRIDSAAGPGDWVADPDGNQAKIAATFKQAADIAADHGERLAAEGEICWGGMHSWKRMVQLLEMVDRPDVVGFQADMSHTLLYLMGYNAPEDRLLPEDFDWNDEATFDAAYTALTDALRPWTIDFHVAQNDGTVHGTGSHDKTGRHCLPNDPNGKLDITKRAGYWLRDGNGELTKKFEHICWDGCMFSNEVMMDPQTWNDILAAMISVRNAHGWS; encoded by the coding sequence ATGAGTGATAACGCAGCCAACACCCTCCCTAAACTTCACAATGCCTCCTGGCCGGGTGTCGTCGGAAAAGGCCCTGATTCCGAGCCCCCCATCGATCTGGATACCATGCTCGACCTCACCTCCGCTGCCGAAGTGGACGGCGTCAAATTCGACGGAACAGACCTGTTCCTGTTTGATCCCCATGTCAGCATCGACTCCACCGACGATGACCTCAAACAGCTGGCTGAAAAAGTTCAGTCACGGAATCTGGTCATTGGCTCGGTCGTGGCTCCCGTCTGGCCTCCCACCGGTGGTGGATCCGCGATGGGCAGCGACGAAGAACGCGGTCAGTTCCTGGAACAGGTTCGTAAAGGCTGTGGTATCGCCAAGAAACTGCGGGAACTCGGCGTGCGTCCCTATGGCGTCGTTCGCATCGACTCCGCTGCCGGACCTGGCGACTGGGTCGCTGACCCCGATGGCAACCAGGCGAAAATCGCTGCCACCTTCAAACAGGCCGCCGACATCGCCGCCGATCATGGCGAACGACTCGCTGCCGAAGGGGAAATCTGCTGGGGCGGCATGCACAGCTGGAAACGCATGGTCCAGTTGCTGGAAATGGTCGATCGCCCCGATGTCGTCGGCTTCCAGGCAGACATGTCTCACACCCTGCTCTACCTGATGGGTTACAACGCCCCCGAAGACCGACTGCTCCCCGAAGACTTCGACTGGAATGACGAAGCCACCTTCGACGCCGCTTACACAGCCCTGACCGATGCCCTGCGTCCCTGGACCATCGACTTCCACGTCGCCCAGAACGACGGCACCGTACACGGCACCGGTTCACACGACAAAACCGGTCGTCACTGTCTGCCCAACGATCCCAACGGCAAGCTCGACATCACCAAACGCGCCGGTTACTGGCTGCGTGACGGTAATGGTGAGCTGACGAAGAAATTCGAGCACATCTGCTGGGACGGCTGCATGTTCTCCAACGAAGTCATGATGGACCCGCAGACCTGGAACGACATCCTGGCAGCCATGATCAGCGTCAGAAACGCCCACGGATGGTCCTGA
- the argC gene encoding N-acetyl-gamma-glutamyl-phosphate reductase: MTKVAIMGATGYAALELIKILLRNPEVEIVALTTRSDEAPHISEIHHSLEGRLDLRCENLSAAEIAERADFVFCALPHVASMEVIPDLLADGCRVVDLSADYRLSDPAVYEQWYHHVHIDPTRLGSTIYGLPELGADKIPSANLIANPGCYTSASILGLAPLIANSLIEPTGIIIDAKSGVSGAGRKPKLGTLYPECNESITAYGVGTHRHTPEIEEVLTTLGGTDVKVTFTPHLTPMNRGILATMYPRLKEDTSLDHLKEVYRAFYADKPFVRIIDRLPATREVAGTNYCDISLQSAGNQLIVFSAIDNLIKGAAGVAVQNFNLMAGYPETTGLIV; encoded by the coding sequence ATGACCAAAGTTGCCATCATGGGAGCCACGGGGTACGCGGCTCTGGAACTGATCAAAATTCTGCTGCGAAATCCCGAAGTCGAGATCGTCGCGCTGACCACACGCTCAGATGAAGCACCGCATATCAGTGAGATTCACCACTCTCTCGAGGGGCGCCTGGATCTGCGTTGTGAGAATCTGTCAGCGGCAGAAATTGCAGAACGGGCCGACTTTGTCTTCTGTGCTCTCCCACACGTGGCCAGCATGGAAGTGATTCCGGATCTGCTTGCCGACGGCTGTCGCGTGGTCGATTTGAGTGCCGACTACCGTTTGAGTGATCCTGCGGTCTACGAGCAGTGGTATCATCATGTGCACATCGATCCGACCCGGCTGGGGAGCACGATTTATGGTCTGCCCGAGCTCGGTGCGGACAAAATTCCCAGTGCCAATCTGATCGCCAATCCCGGCTGTTATACCAGCGCCTCGATTCTGGGACTGGCTCCCCTGATTGCCAACTCCCTGATTGAGCCGACGGGGATTATCATCGACGCGAAAAGTGGCGTCAGCGGTGCGGGGCGGAAACCGAAGCTGGGAACGCTCTACCCGGAATGTAATGAGAGCATCACCGCCTATGGTGTGGGAACGCATCGGCACACACCGGAAATCGAAGAAGTCCTGACGACGCTGGGCGGAACAGACGTGAAAGTGACTTTCACGCCGCACCTGACCCCGATGAACCGGGGCATTCTGGCGACCATGTATCCCCGCCTGAAAGAAGATACGAGCCTGGATCATCTGAAAGAGGTCTACCGTGCCTTCTATGCGGATAAGCCGTTCGTACGCATCATCGACCGGCTGCCCGCGACCCGGGAAGTGGCGGGGACCAATTATTGTGATATTTCGCTGCAGTCCGCGGGGAACCAGCTGATTGTCTTTTCGGCAATCGATAACCTGATTAAAGGGGCTGCAGGCGTGGCGGTACAGAATTTCAATCTGATGGCCGGTTATCCGGAAACGACAGGCTTAATTGTCTGA
- a CDS encoding Gfo/Idh/MocA family protein: MSKPVRVGLIGYGFMGRTHSNAYRQVSKFFDIDHTPVLQACCARSEDKIKDFADNWGWESYETDWRKLIERDDIDLIDITTPNNSHHDIAIAAAEAGKMVLCEKPLAMNVAEAVAMTEAIEKAGVANMVWFNYRRVPSITLAKQLVDENRIGRPFHYRAQYLQDWTIAEDVPQGGATLWRLDAKVAGSGVTGDLLAHSIDSAIWLNGPITSVSAATETFIKERVHQETGEKTKVEIDDACMFLARFANGSMGTFESSRYARGRKNFNTFELNGEAGSVYFDLEDPQILQFFEYANPTTGKKVEDHVTGWRRIHVTNFEHPYMDKWWVPGCTIGYEHTFTNALADFFQGLDTGKPTQPDFRSALETQKVCDAVLQSAKEKQWVEIA; this comes from the coding sequence ATGTCCAAACCAGTACGCGTCGGCCTAATCGGCTACGGATTCATGGGACGTACCCACTCCAACGCTTATCGCCAGGTCAGCAAGTTTTTCGATATCGATCACACCCCCGTTCTGCAGGCCTGCTGTGCCCGTAGCGAAGACAAAATCAAAGACTTCGCCGACAACTGGGGCTGGGAGTCCTACGAAACCGACTGGCGGAAACTGATTGAACGGGACGATATCGACCTGATCGACATCACCACCCCCAACAATTCGCACCACGATATCGCTATCGCTGCTGCGGAAGCCGGTAAAATGGTCCTCTGCGAAAAACCGCTGGCCATGAATGTCGCTGAAGCCGTCGCCATGACCGAAGCGATCGAAAAAGCGGGTGTCGCCAACATGGTCTGGTTCAACTACCGCCGTGTCCCTTCGATCACCCTCGCTAAACAGCTGGTGGACGAAAACCGCATCGGACGGCCTTTCCACTACCGCGCCCAGTACCTGCAGGACTGGACCATCGCCGAAGACGTTCCCCAGGGGGGTGCGACACTCTGGCGTCTGGATGCCAAAGTCGCTGGTAGCGGCGTGACCGGCGACCTGCTGGCCCACTCCATCGATTCGGCTATCTGGCTTAACGGCCCGATCACATCGGTCTCCGCAGCCACCGAAACGTTCATCAAAGAACGCGTACACCAGGAAACCGGCGAAAAGACCAAGGTCGAAATCGACGATGCCTGTATGTTCCTCGCCCGCTTTGCCAACGGCTCCATGGGAACCTTCGAAAGCTCCCGCTACGCTCGCGGACGCAAGAATTTCAATACGTTCGAACTCAACGGTGAAGCCGGCTCGGTCTACTTCGATCTGGAAGATCCGCAGATTCTGCAGTTCTTCGAATACGCCAACCCCACCACCGGCAAAAAGGTCGAAGACCACGTCACCGGCTGGCGGCGGATTCACGTCACCAACTTCGAGCATCCCTACATGGATAAATGGTGGGTTCCCGGCTGTACCATCGGTTACGAGCACACCTTCACCAATGCCCTGGCCGACTTCTTCCAGGGACTGGATACCGGCAAACCGACTCAGCCCGACTTCCGTTCCGCCCTCGAGACCCAGAAAGTCTGCGACGCGGTCCTGCAAAGTGCAAAAGAAAAGCAATGGGTCGAAATAGCATAG